From the Hevea brasiliensis isolate MT/VB/25A 57/8 chromosome 15, ASM3005281v1, whole genome shotgun sequence genome, one window contains:
- the LOC110633199 gene encoding zinc finger protein 4 — translation MIMTLQNNKLESENESEINSQVASNVSLQEPSPDPSKDSSTPSSSLTDLAKLQHGPMPVSLDLSLTFNSNDIELKGTGETSSKVAAPTPAATIPRVFSCNYCRRKFYSSQALGGHQNAHKRERTMAKRAMRLGIFSDRYTSLATLPLHGSAFRSLGIKAHSAMHHNMVPPQKPPDTRGGARFEQSYYGTPVFTEDDDVGLHWPGSFRQVDESVGGKFGLELGQSRNMNIVEMAPQPRTDSSAPDLTLKL, via the coding sequence ATGATCATGACATTGCAGAACAACAAATTAGAATCTGAAAATGAGTCTGAAATCAACAGCCAAGTGGCATCCAATGTATCTTTGCAAGAACCATCCCCTGATCCTTCCAAGGACAGCAGCACCCCGTCTTCCTCTCTCACAGATCTTGCTAAGCTTCAACATGGTCCAATGCCTGTTTCCCTTGACCTATCACTTACTTTTAACTCCAATGACATTGAGTTGAAAGGCACAGGTGAGACTAGCAGTAAAGTAGCTGCCCCTACTCCAGCTGCAACCATCCCCAGAGTTTTCTCTTGCAACTACTGCAGACGCAAGTTCTACAGCTCACAGGCACTCGGAGGCCACCAAAATGCACATAAGAGAGAACGAACAATGGCGAAGCGTGCAATGCGTTTGGGAATATTTTCAGATAGGTATACTAGCTTGGCAACTCTGCCACTTCATGGTTCTGCATTTAGGTCCCTTGGGATCAAAGCTCATTCTGCGATGCATCATAATATGGTACCACCACAAAAGCCTCCTGATACAAGAGGTGGAGCTAGATTTGAGCAAAGCTATTATGGAACTCCAGTATTCACGGAAGATGATGATGTTGGCCTGCATTGGCCCGGAAGTTTTAGGCAGGTGGATGAATCAGTTGGTGGTAAGTTTGGCTTAGAGTTGGGTCAAAGTCGAAATATGAATATTGTAGAAATGGCACCGCAGCCAAGGACCGATTCATCTGCACCGGATCTTACCTTGAAGCtctga
- the LOC110633252 gene encoding protein OBERON 3: MFWGRGHHLSNGEAESSYNQENPEQKIVLSHKGIDFLKESKMGLDGFASKPQELTLSYLCENPKLGFNQKGKEVIFSENSNQDERWVERDFMNLEETKSNSSSKREVHEDEDNERENSSREKKPKLESTLNLSLALPDVSLSLTASNALQNAEPVIKPKPSWSIQSLGAAPSNNNTQTTCSNDFTAASLSYSYSHPFSHNPSCSLTRNTTENYDYSVGRDDQIWCGGEGTNGSVHSRFRPNGDGLVALNNNNHGGGGNGGFSMMQGHRVTNKDSCNNSLYRTTSSDNLSFFPSELPAWPRLEAYSGDSRRRDSENMIAVAGVDGGGKARKLSRPEKILHEIVWESIPVMAQIIQELAEETLASTKEYLKNLVAMPEKKEELVGLQNRLERRSDLSKEALLKCQKDQLEILVAVRMGLGSFISGKVRVPANELVEIFLYMRCRNVNCKSILPVDDCDCKFCSANKGFCSSCMCPVCMNFDCANNTCSWVGCDVCSHWCHAACGIQKNLIRPGPSLKGPKGTTEMQFHCIGCNHASEMFGFVKDVFVCCAKDWGLETLTKELDCVRKIFKGSDDFKGKELHIKAEALLSKLESKILSPSDACNIIIQFFNYADGISDFPASGVSAKELMPTEVSLRKDDAPILPSTSLPQKYALYNMSSSSGRRDSRSNDIHQNELRAALLGDLKINDEFQFGKLSKKDGLGSLESIVRIKEAEARMFQSKADEARRDAESYLQMIRVRSEKLEEEYAEKLAKLCLQETEERRRKKLEDLKSLENSHCDYYNMKLRMQAEIAGLLERMETTKQQWV; the protein is encoded by the exons ATGTTTTGGGGGAGAGGTCATCATCTCTCCAACGGTGAGGCTGAGAGCTCATATAACCAAGAAAATCCGGAACAGAAAATAGTTTTGTCTCACAAGGGGATTGATTTTCTCAAGGAGTCGAAGATGGGTCTTGATGGGTTTGCCTCAAAACCTCAAGAGCTTACTCTTAGCTACCTTTGTGAAAATCCTAAACTGGGTTTTAATCAAAAGGGCAAAGAAGTGATCTTTTCAGAGAATTCAAATCAAGATGAGAGATGGGTGGAGAGAGATTTCATGAATCTGGAAGAAACCAAGTCCAATTCTTCTTCAAAGAGGGAGGTTCACGAAGACGAAGATAATGAGAGGGAGAACTCCTCTAGAGAAAAGAAGCCAAAGCTGGAAAGTACTTTAAATCTTTCTCTAGCTTTGCCTgatgtctctctctctctaactGCATCAAATGCATTGCAAAATGCTGAGCCTGTGATTAAGCCAAAGCCTAGCTGGAGCATACAGTCCTTAGGTGCCGCACCATCTAACAACAACACACAGACAACCTGTTCTAACGATTTCACTGCTGCTTCACTTTCTTACTCTTATTCTCACCCATTTTCACACAATCCTAGTTGCTCCTTGACCCGTAATACAACTGAGAATTATGATTATTCTGTAGGGAGAGATGATCAAATTTGGTGTGGAGGGGAAGGGACTAATGGATCGGTTCATAGCCGGTTTAGGCCTAATGGAGATGGGCTTGTTGCTTTGAACAATAACAATCATGGCGGTGGTGGTAATGGAGGATTTTCCATGATGCAGGGTCATCGTGTAACTAATAAGGATTCGTGTAATAATAGTCTTTATAGAACCACTAGTTCTGACAACCTTTCATTTTTCCCATCTGAATTGCCAGCTTGGCCACGTCTGGAAGCTTATTCAGGTGATTCGAGGAGAAGGGATTCAGAGAATATGATAGCTGTGGCGGGTGTAGATGGAGGAGGGAAGGCAAGAAAGCTCTCTAGACCGGAGAAAATTCTCCATGAAATTGTATGGGAGTCTATTCCTGTTATGGCTCAGATAATTCAGGAGCTGGCGGAAGAAACATTAGCATCAACTAAGGAGTATTTAAAGAATCTTGTTGCGATgccagaaaagaaagaagaattagTAGGTCTTCAAAACCGGCTTGAGAGAAGGTCTGATCTTTCTAAGGAGGCTCTCTTGAAATGTCAAAAGGATCAGTTAGAGATTTTGGTTGCAGTGAGAATGGGGCTGGGAAGTTTTATATCTGGGAAAGTTCGGGTTCCTGCAAATGAATTGGTGGAAATTTTCTTGTATATGAGGTGTAGGAATGTGAATTGCAAGAGCATACTGCCTGTTGATGATTGTGACTGTAAGTTTTGCAGCGCAAACAAGGGATTTTGCAGCTCTTGCATGTGTCCAGTCTGTATGAATTTTGACTGTGCTAACAATACTTGCAGTTGGGTTGGGTGTGATGTTTGTTCCCATTGGTGTCATGCTGCCTGTGGTATTCAGAAAAATCTCATTAGACCAGGTCCTAGCTTGAAGGGGCCAAAGGGGACTACAGAGATGCAATTTCACTGCATTGGCTGTAATCATGCTTCAGAAATGTTTGGCTTTGTCAAGGATGTGTTTGTGTGCTGTGCAAAGGATTGGGGTCTAGAAACCCTAACAAAAGAACTCGACTGTGTGAGGAAGATTTTCAAGGGAAGTGATGATTTTAAAGGCAAGGAATTGCATATTAAGGCTGAGGCGTTGCTCTCCAAGCTTGAGAGTAAAATTCTCTCTCCTTCGGATGCCTGTAACATCATCATTCAGTTCTTCAACT ATGCAGATGGTATTTCCGATTTTCCTGCTTCTGGTGTATCTGCTAAAGAATTGATGCCAACTGAAGTTAGTCTTAGAAAAGATGATGCACCTATACTGCCATCCACTTCTCTCCCTCAAAAATATGCCCTCTACAATATGAGCTCTTCAAGTGGCCGGCGTGATTCACGATCAAACGATATCCACCAAAATGAACTCAGAGCTGCACTCCTTGGTGACTTAAAAATCAATGATGAGTTCCAGTTTGGAAAGCTATCAAAGAAGGATGGTCTCGGTAGCTTAGAAAGCATTGTACGGATTAAAGAAGCAGAAGCCAGAATGTTCCAGAGCAAGGCAGATGAAGCACGAAGAGACGCAGAAAGCTACCTGCAGATGATTCGGGTGAGGTCTGAGAAGTTGGAAGAAGAGTATGCAGAGAAGCTCGCCAAACTGTGTTTGCAGGAGACTGAGGAAAGGCGGAGGAAAAAATTAGAAGACCTGAAGAGTTTAGAAAATTCACATTGCGATTACTACAACATGAAGCTAAGAATGCAAGCTGAGATTGCTGGTTTGCTGGAGAGAATGGAGACCACGAAGCAGCAATGGGTGTAA
- the LOC131174070 gene encoding uncharacterized protein LOC131174070: protein MSNHSNNNTINASATNGATTTSSPYLLQPSDNPGLSLVTCLLKEDNYSTWRRAITNALLAKTKFGFVDGTYFDTRRELWVDLEERLLQGNAPHIYQLKMDIINTQQRDVSVAAYYNRLKGLWEEQSSYLQIPICTYEATKSWAAEREKERVHQFLMRLHDKFNVVRSQILNTDPLPTLARAYGLVSQEERQQQVSVVKRNNPVEGATFTTAKSTNRLAGSRNMARNHDVSKLFCEHCKRARHTKETCFEIHGYPNWWDKNRKGKGRSANNSKVGEESVSNSVGRAKQLSC, encoded by the exons ATGTCAAATCATTCAAACAACAATACCATCAACGCATCTGCTACTAATGGAGCTACTACAACTTCATCACCTTACTTGCTGCAGCCAAGTGACAATCCAGGACTATCCTTGGTCACATGTCTGCTGAAAGAAGATAATTACTCCACATGGCGTAGAGCTATAACGAATGCTCTATTGGCAAAAACCAAGTTTGGTTTTGTTGATGGAA CTTACTTTGATACAAGAAGAGAGCTATGGGTGGATTTGGAGGAACGTCTCTTGCAAGGCAATGCGCCTCACATTTACCAGCTCAAGATGGATATTATCAATACTCAACAAAGGGATGTCTCCGTGGCTGCTTACTATAACAGACTGAAGGGACTTTGGGAAGAACAGAGTTCATATTTGCAGATTCCCATTTGCACCTATGAAGCTACAAAATCCTGGGCTGccgaaagagagaaggagagagtccATCAATTTTTAATGAGACTCCATGACAAATTTAATGTAGTGAGGTCTCAGATTTTAAATACTGATCCCTTACCTACCTTGGCTCGTGCATATGGATTGGTATCACAAGAGGAAAGACAGCAGCAGGTTTCGGTAGTGAAAAGAAATAATCCAGTTGAGGGGGCGACATTCACCACTGCAAAATCAACTAACAGACTAGCTGGCTCTCGGAACATGGCCAGAAATCATGATGTTTCCAAATTGTTTTGTGAGCATTGTAAGCGTGCAAGACATACGAAGGAGACTTGCTTTGAGATACATGGGTATCCAAATTGGTGGGACAAGAATAGAAAGGGAAAAGGGAGGTCAGCCAACAACAGCAAGGTTGGagaagaaagtgtttctaactcgGTTGGCAGAGCAAAGCAGTTGTCTTGTTGA
- the LOC110633259 gene encoding probable ascorbate-specific transmembrane electron transporter 1, whose amino-acid sequence MPAKPKSRSYQVSATPVTMLAHLIVVAVAALVLVWLLHFEEGFAFKAANKIKILNVHTFLMIVGFILIAGEAIMAYKTIPAKRKVQKAGHLMLHLIALGAGVLGVYTAFKYKHESGGKDMVTLHSWLGMITICLFGLQWVLGFFSYVFPGSEMSARASYMPWHVFGGMFIFFLAICTAQTGLLQRFKTLNQEGLIVNFTGLLLVLFAIGVGLSAVLPRGY is encoded by the exons ATGCCAGCTAAACCTAAAAGTCGGAGTTACCAAGTATCTGCAACCCCAGTAACCATGCTTGCACATTTGATAGTTGTAGCAGTGGCAGCCCTTGTGCTTGTTTGGCTCCTACACTTTGAGGAAGGCTTCGCATTCAAAGCTGCCAACAAAATAAAGATTTTGAAT GTtcacacatttctaatgatagttGGATTCATACTTATAGCAGGAGAAG CTATTATGGCATACAAGACAATTCCAGCGAAAAGGAAGGTTCAAAAAGCAGGCCACCTAATGTTGCATCTGATAGCACTTGGTGCTGGAGTTTTGGGAGTCTATACAGCTTTTAAGTATAAGCATGAGTCTGGAGGTAAAGATATGGTTACCTTACATTCCTGGCTAGGCATGATTACCATCTGCCTATTTGGTCTACAG TGGGTGTTGGGTTTCTTCTCTTATGTGTTCCCTGGTTCAGAAATGTCAGCAAGAGCCTCATACATGCCATGGCACGTTTTTGGTGGCATGTTTATTTTCTTTCTCGCTATTTGCACAGCCCAGACTGGTCTGCTTCAAAGGTTCAAAACCTTAAACCAAGAAGGGCTTATTGTGAACTTCACAGGACTATTGCTTGTTCTATTTGCAATTGGGGTTGGCCTCAGTGCTGTCCTTCCTCGAGGATACTGA
- the LOC110633238 gene encoding 54S ribosomal protein L24, mitochondrial: MAFRGKEMMKKVMKKVGEKNLTPGVEESLKKSIPDSKVVMGRAKRGLFAGRHIQFGNRISEDGGNKSRRTWKPNVQEKRLFSYILDRHIRIKVTTHALRCIDKAGGIDEYLLRTSYQKMDTEMGLFWKAKIEKMYEELGKMEVAFFSPEDEAKFEQGFKDLKLSEREARKQFRQQMYAGLAEQKKAEEGRSYISFVLASSDDYPDKIVANY, translated from the exons ATGGCATTTAGAGGGAAGGAGATGATGAAGAAAGTAATGAAAAAGGTAGGAGAAAAAAATTTGACACCTGGAGTCGAGGAGTCTCTCAAGAAATCCATACCTGATAGCAAGGTCGTTATGGGCCGAGCGAAGCGTGGCCTTTTCGCCGGTCGCCACATCCAGTTCGGCAATCGCATCAGTGAAGATGGTGGTAACAA GAGTAGGAGGACTTGGAAACCAAATGTCCAAGAGAAGAGACTCTTTAGTTATATCTTAGACCGACACATTAGAATCAAAGTCACCACTCATGCCCTTCGTTGCATAGACAAGGCAGGAGGGATCGACGAGTACCTACTGAGAACTTCTTACCAGAAAATGGACACAGAAATGGGCCTCTTCTGGAAAGCCAAGATTGAAAAAATGTATGAAGAGCTTGGGAAGATGGAGGTTGCCTTCTTTTCACCTGAAGATGAAGCCAAGTTTGAGCAGGGTTTCAAAGATTTAAAACTATCAGAACGAGAGGCTCGTAAGCAATTCAGACAACAGATGTACGCTGGGCTGGCTGAACAGAAGAAAGCTGAGGaaggaagaagctatattagtttCGTCTTAGCAAGCTCTGATGATTACCCTGATAAGATAGTGGCTAACTATTGA